Proteins from one Caulobacter sp. 73W genomic window:
- a CDS encoding DUF427 domain-containing protein gives METTANNDHPLRLQRKSGRVQVLFEGHLIADSGDVLVLNEADLTPVFYFPRQDVEMEKLVQNDIVTHCPYKGDARHFTVLRDGVMIERFAWSYDRPNAEASGLAERIAFYPEHVDFHEIAAAPGEQRAVGADADPRVDEVVQHTDSGSGASQKDHWEPNVGEPELRDDEDPDGPPDRGVGSI, from the coding sequence ATGGAAACGACTGCGAACAACGACCATCCCCTTCGCCTGCAACGGAAGAGCGGCCGCGTGCAGGTGCTGTTCGAGGGCCATCTGATCGCCGACAGCGGCGACGTCCTGGTGCTGAACGAAGCCGACCTGACTCCGGTCTTCTATTTCCCGCGCCAGGACGTGGAGATGGAGAAGCTGGTCCAGAACGACATCGTCACCCACTGCCCCTACAAGGGCGATGCCCGGCACTTCACCGTGCTGCGCGACGGGGTGATGATCGAGCGCTTCGCCTGGTCATATGACCGGCCGAACGCCGAAGCGTCAGGCCTGGCCGAGCGCATCGCCTTCTATCCCGAGCATGTAGACTTCCACGAAATCGCCGCCGCCCCTGGCGAGCAGCGCGCCGTCGGCGCCGACGCCGATCCGCGCGTGGACGAGGTGGTCCAGCATACCGACTCAGGATCGGGCGCCAGCCAGAAGGATCACTGGGAGCCGAACGTCGGCGAGCCGGAGCTGCGCGACGACGAAGACCCCGACGGCCCGCCCGATCGCGGTGTTGGGTCGATCTAG
- a CDS encoding glutamate--cysteine ligase, whose amino-acid sequence MADGMQDDRPLSLDDLTAYFAKGEKPKSAFRVGAEHEKFGFRLKDNTPPVYDGPDGIHALLTGLMRFGWKGVYEGETLIGLERNGANVSLEPGGQFELSGAPLETMHDICSETGGHLEEVRTVADELGLGFLGLGFHPTITREQSPVMPKGRYVIMRNYMPKVGKLGLDMMFRTCTVQANLDFASEADMIKKFRTSLALQPIATALFANSPFTEGKPNGFLSARANVWTDTDADRTGMLDFVFQDGFGFEAYARYALDVPMYFVKRDDKYIDVSGKRFGDFIDGKLDAVPGERATIKDWADHTTTIFPEVRLKTYLEMRGADGGPWSRLCALPALWTGILYDDAALEAAWDLAKGWSREDRETLRNDTPRLGLKAKVGGRTSQDVAKELVAIARQGLKNRNRLDGGFIDETTYLGELEAIADSGITPAERLLEKYHGPWSGDVTRVFAEDAY is encoded by the coding sequence ATGGCTGACGGCATGCAGGACGATCGTCCCCTCTCGCTGGACGACCTGACGGCCTATTTCGCCAAGGGCGAAAAGCCGAAGTCGGCTTTCCGTGTCGGCGCCGAACACGAGAAGTTCGGCTTCCGCCTGAAGGACAACACGCCCCCGGTCTATGACGGCCCCGACGGCATCCACGCCCTGCTGACCGGCCTGATGCGGTTCGGCTGGAAGGGCGTCTATGAAGGCGAGACCCTGATCGGGCTGGAGCGCAACGGCGCCAATGTCAGCCTGGAGCCGGGCGGCCAGTTCGAGCTTTCCGGCGCCCCGCTGGAGACCATGCACGACATCTGCAGCGAGACCGGCGGTCACCTGGAAGAGGTCAGGACCGTGGCCGACGAGCTGGGCCTCGGCTTCCTGGGCCTGGGCTTCCACCCCACGATCACCCGCGAGCAGTCGCCGGTGATGCCCAAGGGCCGCTACGTGATCATGCGCAACTACATGCCCAAGGTCGGCAAGCTCGGCCTGGACATGATGTTCCGCACCTGCACCGTGCAGGCCAATCTCGACTTCGCCAGCGAAGCCGACATGATCAAGAAGTTCAGGACCAGCCTGGCCCTGCAGCCCATCGCCACGGCCCTGTTCGCCAATTCGCCCTTCACCGAGGGCAAGCCTAACGGCTTCCTGTCGGCCCGCGCCAACGTCTGGACCGACACCGACGCCGACCGCACCGGCATGCTGGACTTCGTGTTCCAGGACGGCTTCGGCTTTGAGGCCTACGCCCGCTACGCGCTCGACGTGCCGATGTATTTCGTCAAGCGCGACGACAAGTACATCGACGTGTCCGGCAAGCGGTTCGGCGACTTCATCGACGGCAAGCTGGACGCGGTTCCGGGCGAGCGCGCGACGATCAAGGACTGGGCCGACCACACCACGACCATCTTCCCGGAAGTGCGTCTGAAGACCTATCTGGAGATGCGCGGCGCCGACGGCGGCCCGTGGAGCCGCCTGTGCGCCCTGCCGGCCCTGTGGACCGGCATCCTCTACGACGACGCGGCGCTGGAGGCGGCCTGGGACCTGGCCAAGGGCTGGAGCCGTGAAGACCGCGAGACGCTGCGCAACGACACCCCGCGCCTGGGTCTGAAGGCAAAGGTCGGCGGCCGCACCAGCCAGGACGTGGCCAAGGAGCTAGTGGCGATCGCCCGCCAGGGCCTGAAGAACCGCAACCGCCTGGACGGCGGCTTCATCGACGAGACGACCTATCTGGGCGAGCTCGAAGCCATCGCCGACAGCGGGATCACCCCCGCCGAACGGCTGCTGGAAAAGTATCACGGCCCCTGGAGCGGTGATGTGACGCGGGTGTTTGCTGAAGACGCTTACTAG
- a CDS encoding 16S rRNA (uracil(1498)-N(3))-methyltransferase: MIRLFIPDDLKAGGQVSPSPDQARYLTSVMRLGLGDAVLLFNGRDGEWRAVLSEVSKKGAKLIAEEQTRPQHIGPDLDLVIALVKRNRLETIVEKAAELGARRVRLVTTRRTNADHTNVARLQAIATEAAEQTGRLDVPEVVAPEKLDRMLDGWDAGRALVFCDEGGDARPALAALKPQDAAAVLIGPEGGFAPEERERLRGLDFVTPVSLGPRILRADTAAISALTLWQAAAGDWRS, translated from the coding sequence ATGATCCGACTGTTCATTCCCGATGACCTGAAGGCCGGCGGCCAGGTTTCGCCGTCGCCGGACCAGGCCCGCTATCTGACCAGCGTCATGCGCCTGGGCCTGGGTGATGCGGTGCTGCTGTTCAACGGCCGCGACGGCGAGTGGCGGGCGGTGCTGAGCGAGGTGTCCAAGAAGGGCGCGAAACTCATCGCCGAGGAACAGACCCGGCCGCAGCACATCGGCCCTGACCTGGACCTGGTCATCGCCTTGGTGAAGCGCAATCGGCTGGAGACCATCGTCGAGAAGGCGGCCGAGCTGGGCGCCCGCCGGGTGCGCCTGGTGACCACCCGCCGGACCAACGCCGACCACACCAATGTCGCCCGCCTGCAAGCCATCGCCACGGAGGCCGCCGAGCAGACCGGCCGCCTGGACGTGCCCGAGGTGGTCGCGCCCGAGAAGCTCGACCGGATGCTGGACGGCTGGGACGCCGGCCGCGCCCTGGTGTTCTGCGACGAGGGCGGCGACGCGAGGCCGGCGCTGGCGGCGTTGAAGCCCCAGGACGCCGCCGCGGTGCTGATCGGACCCGAGGGCGGCTTCGCCCCGGAGGAGCGCGAACGCCTGCGCGGACTGGACTTTGTCACCCCCGTTTCCCTGGGTCCGCGCATCCTGCGGGCCGACACGGCGGCCATCTCGGCGTTGACCCTTTGGCAAGCCGCGGCGGGCGATTGGCGTTCTTGA
- a CDS encoding winged helix-turn-helix domain-containing protein: protein MAKGYDLSAREARRMALTAQGFAGTARKGSPAQVRGVAERLGAIQINSVNVLTRTHYLPAFSRLDGYERTSLEKIAWSKRRTLFEYWGHEASLMPMEMQPLFRWRMARAAAGEGIWKGIARFARERRDYVDNVRDRIERGGPVTGGDFADGPKKAPGWWEWSEGKRALEWLFWTGEITTLTRRGFERVYDLTERALPAASALPTPSDEDAQRELVRIAARAMGVATEADLRDYFRLPLADARARVAELAEAGELTRVQVQGWDKPAYLHAAAKARRGSRNVLLSPFDNLIWFRDRTERIFDVKVRLEIYTPADKRTHGYYVLPFLEGETVTARVDLKSDRQTGALLVQAAHAEPWATKDTPALLKAELERMAAWLGLERVVIVGKGDLAPRLAAL from the coding sequence ATGGCCAAGGGCTACGACCTTTCCGCACGCGAGGCGCGGCGCATGGCGCTGACGGCCCAGGGGTTCGCCGGGACGGCGCGCAAGGGCTCGCCCGCCCAGGTGCGCGGGGTGGCCGAGCGGCTGGGCGCGATCCAGATCAACTCCGTCAATGTCCTGACCCGCACCCACTACCTACCCGCCTTCTCGCGGCTGGACGGCTATGAGCGGACCAGCCTGGAGAAGATCGCCTGGAGCAAGCGGCGGACCCTGTTCGAGTACTGGGGCCACGAGGCGTCGCTGATGCCCATGGAGATGCAGCCCCTGTTCCGCTGGCGCATGGCGCGGGCGGCGGCGGGCGAGGGCATCTGGAAGGGCATCGCCCGCTTCGCCCGCGAGCGGCGGGACTATGTCGACAATGTCCGCGACCGGATCGAACGAGGCGGCCCGGTGACCGGCGGCGACTTCGCGGACGGCCCCAAGAAGGCGCCCGGCTGGTGGGAGTGGAGCGAGGGCAAACGCGCCCTGGAATGGCTGTTCTGGACGGGGGAGATCACCACCCTGACCCGGCGCGGGTTCGAGCGGGTCTATGACCTGACCGAGCGCGCCCTGCCCGCCGCCAGCGCCCTGCCGACACCGTCGGACGAGGACGCCCAGCGCGAACTGGTCCGCATCGCCGCCCGCGCCATGGGCGTGGCGACCGAGGCCGACCTGAGGGACTATTTCCGCCTGCCCCTGGCCGACGCCCGGGCGCGGGTGGCGGAGCTGGCCGAGGCGGGCGAGCTGACACGGGTGCAGGTGCAGGGCTGGGACAAGCCGGCCTATCTGCACGCCGCGGCCAAGGCCCGCCGCGGGTCGCGCAACGTGCTGCTGTCGCCGTTCGACAACCTGATCTGGTTCCGCGACCGGACAGAGCGGATCTTCGATGTGAAGGTGCGGCTGGAGATCTACACCCCGGCCGACAAGCGGACCCACGGCTACTACGTCCTGCCCTTCCTGGAGGGCGAGACGGTCACCGCCCGCGTGGACCTGAAGTCCGACCGCCAAACCGGCGCCCTGCTGGTGCAGGCGGCGCACGCCGAGCCCTGGGCGACCAAGGACACCCCCGCCCTGCTGAAAGCGGAGCTGGAAAGGATGGCCGCCTGGCTGGGGCTGGAGCGGGTGGTCATCGTCGGCAAGGGCGACCTCGCGCCAAGGCTTGCGGCGCTCTGA